The Lycium ferocissimum isolate CSIRO_LF1 chromosome 1, AGI_CSIRO_Lferr_CH_V1, whole genome shotgun sequence genome includes a region encoding these proteins:
- the LOC132050651 gene encoding U-box domain-containing protein 3: MELTSVRCLINSISRFIHLVTCLTSNTMPGQKNYKDIATLLKLLKSVLDDVAQQKAPSDETICRQCEELDVAINEARELLEEWSPKRSKILWVLQSEPELLKIQSVALKLSHILCKLPESSPSTLGPSEIQHLLQELQNFEVGKISKHMNVAQEEGKILGSENLTEIIHSLCLASHEELLNECIALEKERMKAKDNKTKGDLDKITFAVDLFSHIRDCMRELDTFKAIDGIKIPPYFRCPLSLELMVNPVIIASGQTYEKASIQKWLDHGLTTCPKTLQALAHSNLIPNYTVKALIENWCEVNQVRLDGNTDSTHNGISSKPGHLTNMDDVRGSSETSNSTSRLCHQGGQAFESQKVDCTSELSEEEFGACRIRESEKSGHTSPGLSYIHSRSESVSSAVSSIDYLPSASTDVSRISSKHDNVSDTSGEVQCDYRFSSPCNKTVGNSPNLSTRQYHSSKTMSEMAVNGLHNHARQLSLPTKSMSDDLTTSSHVEKLIRDLESQSTEVQTTAAAELRFLAKHNMENRAIIGRCGAIAPLISLLHSDVKLTQEHAVTALLNLSINENIKAVIAEQGALEPLIHVLRTGNAGAKENAAAALFSLSLLEEYRKKIGRSGAVKALVDLLGLGTLRGKKDAATALFNLSIFHENKARIIQAGAVKHLIKLLDPLNEMVDKAVALLANLSTISEGCLAIAREGGIPSLVEIVETGSHRGKENAASILLQLCLNSPKYCRLVLQEGAVPPLVALAQSGSPRAKEKAQQLLSHFRSQREGGTGRGKS; the protein is encoded by the exons ATGGAGTTGACATCTGTAAGGTGCCTTATAAACAGTATCTCTCGATTCATTCACCTTGTGACATGTCTAACATCAAACACTATGCCTGGTCAAAAGAACTACAAAGATATTGCGACTTTGTTGAAGCTTTTAAAATCAGTACTTGATGATGTTGCTCAACAAAAAGCTCCTTCAGATGAAACGATATGCAGGCAGTGTGAAGAACTAGATGTTGCCATTAATGAAGCTAGGGAATTACTGGAAGAATGGTCTCCTAAGAGGAGTAAGATTCTCTGG GTTTTGCAGAGTGAACCGGAGTTGCTGAAAATACAGAGCGTTGCACTCAAATTATCTCACATTTTATGTAAATTACCGGAATCATCACCGTCTACTCTGGGTCCTTCTGAAATTCAG CACTTATTACAGgaacttcaaaattttgaagTGGGGAAAATATCAAAACACATGAATGTGGCTCAGGAAGAAGGAAAGATCCTTGGCTCTGAAAATCTGACAGAAATTATTCACTCTCTTTGTTTGGCATCTCATGAAGAACTATTGAATGAATGTATTGCATTAGAGAAAGAGCGAATGAAGGCTAAAGATAATAAAACGAAAGGAGATTTAGATAAGATCACCTTTGCCGTAGACCTCTTCTCTCATATTCGTGATTGTATGCGTGAACTTGACACCTTCAAGGCCATAGATGGTATTAAGATCCCTCCTTATTTCCGGTGTCCCTTGTCTTTGGAACTGATGGTGAATCCCGTGATTATTGCTTCAGGCCAAACTTATGAGAAGGCTTCCATTCAAAAATGGCTGGATCATGGACTAACTACATGCCCAAAAACCCTTCAAGCACTCGCACATTCAAATCTTATCCCAAATTACACAGTTAAAGCTCTGATAGAAAATTGGTGTGAGGTAAACCAAGTGAGGCTTGACGGGAATACTGACTCCACTCATAACGGGATCTCATCTAAACCTGGACACCTTACTAATATGGACGATGTGCGAGGTTCTTCAGAAACCAGCAATTCAACGTCAAGACTTTGTCATCAAGGCGGGCAAGCTTTTGAAAGTCAGAAAGTTGATTGCACATCTGAATTAAGTGAAGAAGAATTTGGTGCATGCCGTATAAGGGAGTCTGAAAAATCTGGCCACACATCCCCAGGGCTTTCCTATATCCACAGCAGGAGTGAGTCGGTATCAAGTGCTGTTTCCAGTATTGATTATCTTCCGTCGGCGTCAACTGATGTCTCAAGGATATCAAGCAAACATGATAATGTGAGTGATACATCTGGAGAGGTACAATGTGATTACCGCTTTTCTTCTCCGTGCAACAAGACTGTTGGGAATTCTCCTAATTTGTCTACAAGGCAATATCACAGCTCCAAAACAATGAGTGAAATGGCCGTGAATGGACTCCACAACCATGCTAGACAACTTTCCTTACCAACAAAGTCGATGTCTGATGATCTGACCACGAGTTCCCATGTTGAAAAGCTTATTAGAGACTTGGAAAGTCAATCAACTGAGGTGCAAACGACAGCTGCAGCAGAATTACGGTTTCTTGCAAAGCACAACATGGAAAACCGAGCTATTATAGGCCGGTGTGGGGCTATTGCTCCACTTATCTCTTTGCTACACTCTGATGTGAAACTAACTCAAGAGCATGCTGTCACAGCATTACTAAACTTATCAATAAATGAAAACATCAAGGCCGTGATTGCGGAGCAAGGGGCACTTGAACCCCTTATCCATGTTCTGAGAACAGGAAATGCTGGAGCAAAAGAGAATGCTGCTGCAgctctttttagtctgtctctTCTGGAAGAGTACAGGAAAAAGATTGGTCGTTCAGGAGCAGTCAAAGCCTTGGTCGATCTTCTTGGTTTAGGTACCTTAAGAGGGAAAAAAGATGCTGCTACAGCGTTGTTTAACCTgtcaatatttcatgaaaataaggcTCGCATCATTCAGGCTGGAGCCGTGAAGCATCTCATTAAGTTGTTGGACCCTTTGAATGAAATGGTCGATAAGGCTGTTGCTCTTCTTGCAAATTTGTCTACCATTTCAGAGGGCTGCTTAGCTATTGCCCGAGAGGGGGGTATACCATCACTAGTCGAGATTGTTGAGACCGGATCTCATCGGGGAAAGGAAAATGCTGCCTCAATACTGCTGCAACTGTGTCTCAACAGTCCCAAGTATTGTCGATTAGTGTTGCAAGAAGGTGCTGTCCCACCTCTTGTTGCATTGGCTCAGTCGGGCTCCCCAAGAGCAAAGGAGAAG GCACAACAACTTCTCAGTCATTTCCGCAGCCAGCGTGAAGGAGGCACGGGGAGGGGGAAGTCATGA